The following are from one region of the Lacinutrix sp. Bg11-31 genome:
- a CDS encoding NAD(P)/FAD-dependent oxidoreductase, with protein sequence MSKIVILGAGISGHVAAAHLRRKLSKDHEVVVVSPNSNYQWIPSNIWVGIGRMKSEKILFPLAPLYKKKGIGYKQAKAISFFPEGDKKEEKPYVLAEYVTGNNKGQQEKVTYDYLINATGPKLNFEATEGLIPGKNKTYSVCTYTHADHAWEGLNEVIQQMKSGKKIKILIGTGHAKSTCQGAAFEYILNVEQELRRHNVRDMAEVTWISNEYKLGDFGMDGMLLSYGSMTMKSHEMVEMIFEDRDIKWVLGAGVNKVIDGIAYYENLEGEHKAETYDFAMLIPSFSGHGFKAYDKNENNITKKLFKGFMIVDADYTPKPYEEWSVKDWPETYQNPSYKNIFAPGIAFAPPHAISKPRVSKNGTAISPAPPRTGMPSGITAKLVADNIIDSIKSGKKSLNHKGSMGNMGAACIASAGYGMTKGSGVSITTYPIVPDYEKYPKTQGRQLGKTFGEIGLAGHWLKLALHYAFIYKAKMRPFWWLIPE encoded by the coding sequence ATGTCTAAAATCGTCATTTTAGGAGCAGGTATTTCTGGTCATGTTGCAGCAGCGCATCTTCGCAGAAAACTATCTAAAGACCATGAAGTTGTTGTGGTATCTCCTAACAGTAACTACCAATGGATTCCTTCCAATATTTGGGTAGGAATTGGCAGAATGAAATCTGAAAAAATCTTATTTCCATTAGCTCCTTTGTATAAAAAGAAAGGCATTGGATATAAACAAGCAAAAGCAATTTCATTTTTTCCGGAAGGCGATAAAAAGGAAGAAAAACCTTATGTTTTAGCAGAATATGTCACAGGAAATAATAAAGGTCAACAAGAAAAAGTGACTTACGATTATTTAATTAATGCTACAGGTCCAAAACTAAATTTTGAAGCAACTGAAGGGTTGATTCCTGGTAAAAATAAAACCTATTCTGTTTGTACGTACACACATGCAGATCATGCTTGGGAAGGCTTAAATGAAGTCATCCAGCAAATGAAATCTGGTAAAAAAATAAAAATTTTAATAGGTACAGGACATGCAAAATCTACCTGTCAAGGTGCAGCTTTTGAGTATATATTAAATGTAGAACAAGAATTACGCAGACATAATGTGCGCGATATGGCAGAAGTGACGTGGATTTCTAACGAATATAAGTTAGGAGATTTTGGAATGGATGGTATGCTGCTAAGCTATGGAAGTATGACGATGAAATCTCATGAAATGGTCGAAATGATTTTTGAAGACAGAGACATTAAATGGGTACTTGGTGCAGGAGTTAATAAAGTTATAGATGGTATTGCATATTACGAAAATCTAGAAGGCGAACATAAAGCCGAAACCTATGATTTCGCAATGCTAATCCCATCATTTTCAGGTCATGGTTTTAAAGCTTATGATAAAAATGAAAATAACATCACAAAAAAACTCTTTAAAGGATTTATGATTGTTGATGCAGATTATACACCAAAACCATATGAAGAATGGTCTGTAAAGGATTGGCCAGAAACGTATCAAAACCCTAGTTATAAAAACATATTTGCACCAGGAATTGCATTTGCACCACCACATGCTATTTCTAAACCAAGAGTAAGTAAAAACGGAACGGCAATTTCGCCTGCACCACCACGAACAGGAATGCCTTCTGGTATTACTGCCAAGTTGGTAGCAGATAATATTATAGATTCTATTAAAAGTGGAAAAAAATCTTTAAACCATAAAGGATCTATGGGTAATATGGGAGCTGCTTGTATTGCTTCTGCAGGTTACGGAATGACAAAAGGAAGTGGTGTAAGTATTACAACGTATCCAATTGTGCCAGATTATGAAAAATATCCAAAAACGCAAGGGAGACAATTAGGGAAAACTTTTGGGGAAATAGGTTTAGCAGGTCATTGGTTAAAATTGGCTTTGCATTATGCTTTTATTTACAAAGCAAAAATGCGCCCATTTTGGTGGTTAATTCCTGAATAA
- a CDS encoding T9SS type A sorting domain-containing protein yields the protein MMRKINFIILLFCLVLTNESIAQDQFIVQIEPLTIPNAPNVHSFSWGQTSDGKWIIIGGRTEGLHQRQPFAAFQENDNNKNVYVIDPVTNQTWSTTISTLQASMFEQLQSTNQEFVQRGNTLYVIGGYGFSTTQNDHITYNKLTAIDVDGLANAVINSTSIISFFRQISNTNLAVTGGQLGILNNVFYLCGGQYFEGRYNPTGPGNGPGFIQNYTDEIRTFEINDDGTNLSIINYSAQNDTNNLHRRDYNMSPQIFPNGTEGFTMFSGVFQHTANLPWLNTVDVTASGFTVNNTFNQYLSQYHSAKIPIYDTSNNIMHTLFFGGMSQYKLDTNNNLIQDDNVPFVKTISKVSRFSDGTMSESSLGIEMPTLLGTGAEFIPLNNSSNYLTNEILDINNLQEGITLVGYIFGGIESTQENIFFINDGTQSSASNLAFKVFINKTSLSVDEVTLNPSNIYNLKVYPNPSNGIFYVDVFIPNIEKSTLDLYDMLGKKIKSIILTKSIGLQTSQIDLSKVASGDYLLIFKNNTNIIEKKVLKL from the coding sequence ATGATGAGAAAAATTAACTTTATTATATTATTGTTCTGTTTGGTTTTAACCAACGAAAGTATTGCACAAGACCAATTTATAGTTCAAATTGAGCCATTAACTATTCCAAATGCACCAAATGTCCATTCTTTTTCTTGGGGACAAACTAGTGATGGAAAATGGATAATTATTGGAGGAAGAACTGAGGGTTTACACCAAAGGCAACCTTTTGCTGCTTTTCAAGAAAATGATAACAACAAAAATGTTTACGTAATAGATCCTGTGACAAATCAAACTTGGAGCACAACAATAAGTACTTTACAAGCATCAATGTTTGAACAGTTACAATCCACTAATCAAGAATTTGTTCAAAGAGGAAACACACTATATGTGATAGGAGGCTATGGGTTTAGCACTACACAAAACGATCATATTACTTATAATAAGCTAACAGCTATTGATGTAGACGGATTAGCAAATGCAGTTATAAATAGCACAAGTATTATTTCATTCTTTAGACAAATATCAAACACCAATCTTGCCGTTACTGGAGGACAATTAGGCATACTGAATAATGTTTTTTATTTATGTGGTGGACAATATTTTGAAGGAAGGTACAATCCAACGGGACCAGGTAATGGCCCTGGGTTTATTCAGAACTACACAGATGAAATTAGAACTTTTGAAATCAATGATGATGGCACAAATCTTTCTATAATAAATTATTCTGCTCAAAACGATACTAATAATTTACATCGAAGAGATTATAATATGTCACCTCAAATATTTCCTAATGGAACAGAAGGGTTTACTATGTTTAGTGGTGTTTTTCAGCATACAGCAAATTTACCTTGGTTAAACACTGTAGATGTTACTGCTTCTGGGTTTACTGTTAATAATACATTTAATCAATATTTAAGCCAATATCATAGTGCAAAGATTCCAATTTATGATACTTCAAATAATATAATGCATACTTTATTTTTTGGAGGTATGAGTCAATACAAATTAGATACAAATAATAATCTTATACAAGATGATAATGTACCATTTGTAAAAACAATAAGTAAAGTATCAAGGTTTAGCGACGGAACAATGTCAGAAAGTAGTTTAGGTATAGAAATGCCAACTCTATTAGGTACAGGAGCAGAGTTTATTCCATTAAATAATAGTTCAAATTATTTAACAAATGAAATTTTAGACATTAATAATTTACAAGAAGGCATTACACTTGTAGGCTATATTTTTGGAGGTATTGAAAGTACTCAAGAAAATATTTTCTTTATTAATGATGGGACTCAAAGTAGTGCTAGTAATTTAGCCTTTAAAGTATTTATTAATAAGACATCACTAAGTGTAGATGAAGTAACACTTAACCCTAGTAATATCTATAATTTAAAAGTATATCCAAATCCATCTAATGGTATTTTTTATGTTGACGTTTTTATTCCAAATATTGAAAAAAGCACATTGGATTTATATGATATGTTAGGTAAAAAGATTAAATCAATAATATTAACAAAATCTATAGGGTTACAAACAAGCCAGATAGATTTATCAAAAGTAGCATCTGGAGACTATCTTTTAATATTTAAAAACAATACAAATATTATCGAAAAAAAAGTATTAAAATTATAA
- a CDS encoding T9SS C-terminal target domain-containing protein: MKLNTYLSFFIALFIISCNSAQEQFLVKIEPFTITDAPGIHSYSMGKTSDEKWLILGGRIEGLHKMRPFEAFRQKENNKNVFLIDPENNKTWSVDLSVLPSSIFEQLQATNQEFYQRENTLYVIGGYGYSDTAQDHITYNNLTAIDIDGLANAIINKTSITSFFRQISDDNLAVTGGQLGYLNNQFYLCGGQYFEGRYNPMGPNHGPGFTQEYTNEIRKFEILDDGTNLSIDNYSANKDEQNLHRRDFNMVPQIFPDSTKGFTMFSGVFQYDANIPWLNSVDVKESGYKVNNDFNQLLSQYHSAKVPMFDSEKNNMYTIFFGGMSQFQFNENKELIKDDDVPFVKTISMVIRSKNGTMLEKDLGIKMPGFLGSGAEFIPSENQNMYLENGILNFNKLKKGNNLVGYIYGGIESIKENIFFNNNGSQSKASSKIFKVYVYKN, from the coding sequence ATGAAATTAAACACATACTTATCTTTTTTTATCGCATTATTTATAATAAGTTGTAATTCAGCACAAGAGCAATTTTTAGTCAAAATTGAACCGTTCACAATTACTGATGCTCCAGGAATACACTCTTATTCTATGGGGAAAACAAGTGATGAGAAATGGTTAATACTGGGAGGCAGAATAGAAGGTCTGCATAAAATGAGACCTTTTGAAGCTTTTAGACAAAAAGAGAACAACAAAAATGTATTCTTAATAGATCCAGAAAACAATAAAACTTGGAGTGTAGATTTAAGTGTTTTACCTTCTTCAATTTTTGAGCAATTACAAGCTACAAACCAAGAATTTTATCAAAGAGAGAATACATTGTATGTTATTGGAGGTTACGGTTATAGCGATACTGCGCAAGATCATATTACGTACAATAATTTAACAGCAATAGATATTGATGGTTTAGCAAATGCTATTATAAATAAAACGAGTATTACTTCTTTTTTTAGGCAAATAAGCGATGATAATTTAGCTGTAACAGGTGGGCAATTAGGATACTTAAATAATCAGTTTTATTTGTGTGGAGGTCAATATTTTGAAGGAAGATATAATCCAATGGGTCCAAATCACGGACCAGGATTTACTCAAGAGTATACAAATGAAATTAGAAAGTTTGAAATTTTAGATGATGGCACAAATCTATCTATAGATAATTATTCTGCAAATAAAGATGAACAAAACTTACATAGAAGAGATTTTAATATGGTGCCTCAAATCTTTCCAGATAGCACAAAAGGATTCACAATGTTTAGCGGAGTATTCCAATACGATGCAAACATACCTTGGTTAAACTCGGTAGATGTAAAAGAAAGTGGGTATAAGGTGAATAATGATTTTAATCAACTTCTAAGTCAGTATCATAGCGCTAAAGTTCCTATGTTTGATTCTGAAAAAAATAATATGTACACAATCTTTTTTGGCGGTATGAGTCAATTTCAATTTAATGAAAATAAAGAACTAATTAAAGATGATGATGTACCTTTTGTTAAAACGATTAGTATGGTGATAAGATCTAAAAATGGCACAATGTTAGAAAAAGATTTAGGTATAAAAATGCCTGGTTTTTTAGGATCTGGAGCAGAATTTATTCCTTCAGAAAATCAAAACATGTATTTAGAAAACGGTATTTTAAATTTCAATAAGTTGAAAAAAGGAAATAACCTAGTTGGTTATATTTATGGCGGAATTGAGAGTATTAAAGAAAATATTTTCTTTAATAATAATGGAAGTCAAAGTAAAGCTAGTAGTAAAATTTTCAAGGTATATGTTTATAAAAATTAA
- a CDS encoding restriction endonuclease: MEKQIYIKKGNDEMELFSFEKLKNSLQFTGASKDVVETIIDDIQPVIYDGMSSNKIYKKAFALLKNYNKVCASRYSLKRALFDLGPTGFPFERLVGALLKEKGYKTKVSIILDGACVTHEIDVLAEKNGNVYAIECKFHSDAKGSSNVRVPLYINSRFLDIQEQWNNNSKNETHLKQGWLVTNTRFSEDAINYAKCVGLTLLSWDYPKNHGLKANIDSMALYPVTTLTTLTKREKHQLIEKDVVLVKELLNASNKMKNIGISEKRIHRVLEEVKKLCYLTQQNT; this comes from the coding sequence ATGGAAAAGCAAATTTATATTAAAAAAGGTAATGATGAAATGGAACTTTTTTCTTTCGAAAAATTAAAAAATTCTCTTCAGTTTACAGGAGCCTCCAAAGATGTTGTAGAAACAATAATAGATGACATTCAACCCGTTATTTATGATGGTATGTCATCAAACAAAATATATAAAAAAGCATTTGCCTTATTAAAAAATTATAATAAGGTTTGTGCTTCTCGCTATAGTTTAAAACGTGCTCTTTTCGATTTAGGACCTACTGGATTTCCATTTGAACGATTGGTTGGAGCATTATTAAAAGAAAAAGGATACAAAACCAAAGTAAGTATTATATTAGATGGTGCCTGTGTAACCCACGAAATAGATGTACTAGCAGAAAAAAATGGTAACGTATATGCTATTGAATGTAAGTTTCATTCGGATGCTAAAGGATCTAGCAATGTGCGAGTGCCATTATATATTAATTCTAGATTTTTAGATATTCAAGAACAATGGAATAACAATTCAAAAAATGAAACACATTTAAAACAAGGTTGGTTGGTTACCAATACTAGGTTTAGTGAAGATGCTATAAACTATGCAAAATGTGTTGGATTAACTTTATTAAGTTGGGATTACCCCAAAAATCACGGATTAAAAGCAAATATTGATTCTATGGCTTTATATCCAGTTACTACTTTAACAACATTAACTAAAAGAGAAAAACACCAACTTATAGAAAAAGATGTTGTTTTGGTTAAAGAGCTACTTAATGCTTCCAATAAAATGAAAAATATTGGAATTTCAGAAAAAAGAATTCATCGTGTTTTAGAGGAAGTTAAAAAATTGTGCTATTTAACACAACAAAATACTTAA
- a CDS encoding TIGR00730 family Rossman fold protein, producing MKTEENIKLSKDESLFVRGPLSRFKELSFAFKVFFNFIKAFRKMHFIGPCVTVFGSARFIKDSEHYKNAEKIGAALAKKGFTVMTGGGPGIMEAANKGAFEAGGNSVGCNIILPFEQKPNPYLHKWIDIPYFFLRKVILVKYSYAFVVMPGGIGTLDELFEALTLIQTKVIQDFPVVIFDSEYHKELCEHIHLMAENESISAKDMKLLFVTDSVEDLMTHIETYSIKKFGLVTKQDKPKWWLGERIDNKQ from the coding sequence ATGAAAACAGAGGAAAACATCAAATTATCTAAAGACGAATCTTTATTTGTAAGAGGCCCTTTATCTCGATTTAAAGAATTATCCTTTGCATTTAAAGTGTTTTTTAATTTCATTAAAGCCTTCAGAAAAATGCATTTTATTGGACCTTGTGTTACAGTATTTGGTTCTGCACGTTTTATAAAAGATTCCGAGCATTATAAAAATGCTGAAAAAATTGGTGCTGCTTTAGCAAAAAAAGGTTTTACAGTAATGACAGGTGGTGGTCCAGGAATTATGGAAGCCGCCAATAAAGGCGCTTTTGAAGCTGGTGGAAACTCGGTTGGATGCAATATTATTTTACCTTTTGAACAAAAGCCAAATCCGTATCTACATAAATGGATTGATATTCCATACTTCTTTTTAAGAAAAGTAATTCTTGTAAAATACTCATATGCTTTTGTGGTCATGCCTGGTGGTATTGGGACTTTAGATGAGCTGTTTGAAGCATTAACTTTAATTCAAACCAAAGTAATCCAAGATTTTCCAGTTGTGATTTTTGATTCTGAATATCATAAAGAATTATGTGAACATATTCATTTAATGGCTGAAAACGAAAGCATCAGTGCAAAAGACATGAAACTACTATTTGTAACCGATTCTGTAGAAGATTTAATGACGCATATAGAAACATATTCCATTAAAAAATTCGGTTTAGTTACAAAACAAGACAAACCAAAATGGTGGTTAGGAGAACGTATTGATAATAAACAATAA